tggatggatggatggatggatggatagatagatggatggatgatggatggattggatgatggatggatgatgatggatggactcatgatggatggatggatagatggatggatggatggatggatggatggatgatgtgatggatggatgtagatagatggatggatggatggatggatggattggatggatggatgatggatagatagatggatggatggatgatggatggatggatggatggatggatagatagatggatggatgatggatggatggatgatggatggatagatagatggatggatgatggatgggtgatggatggatgatggatggatggatagatagatggatggatgatggatggatgatggatggatggatgatggatggatagatagatggatggatggatgatggatggatggatgatggatggatagatagatggatggatgatggatggatgatgatgggTGATGGGTGGCTGTAGTACCTCCTCCCGTCCTGCGGGGGTCGCTGTGTAATCCGCCTCCATCCTCTGACCCGGTTTATAAACAGCGGTCTGTCAGCTGGGAGCCTCGcggttaaaaacacatttaaaaaactcaacatttaaatgatattttcgTGAAACTTTTACTGCCGAATTTGACTTTTGTATCTGTAGAAATGTGCCGTCGCTGATCTGTTTATTTCCGTCTTTTCTTACGTGAATTGTGATGAGTTTTAGCGGCGTTGACGGAAACTTGAACGTCGTTTCCTCGCAGTTAGCCATGCTAACGTCACAGTTAGCAGTAACGTTAATGATATTACTTTAATTAATATTCATGGCTTAATGACAACTTCGCGGTTTGTCGCATTTATCATAAGCCTTATTTAAAGTGACATCTGTCTCACCGGGAGTCTACTGCGGGTAAGTAAATCACTGTTTTCTCATACTCATGGCCGTAACATGACCTGCCTTATAATTTCACTCAATTTAACGAACTTTTACTCGTTTTAAAACCTCAAGCGCgtattaaatcatttaaaatactaTTTTACGATTATCTACAACTCGTGGTAGATTCGGCCCAAGATGAATCAGGTTTTACTCTAAATAAATGTCTTGATTTTGGTTTTAACTTCTCCCATGCTCACTCGTTAGCGTGAACTCCTTTAATTTCAGTCACTTTAGCGCACGTTTACTCGTTTTAAAACCTCATGTGCggataaaaaacatgttttatattattttacgACTCGTCTAGAAGTTGTGAAAAATTCGGCATcagaaaaaacagactttactcttgataatttgtatttgtttgttttaatttctcccATGCTCAATCGCTGTACCGTGAACTCGCCTTTAATTTCAGTCAATTTAACGCACTTTCTGTCGTTTAAAACCTCACGTGCGTATTAAAACAGGTCAGTATTTTTTGTGACTCACGTGGATCTTATGATAAATTCGGCATGACGTGAATCTGGCTTTGATAAtctttaataatgtattttaatgaaatgtcaaCATACAGCGATGCTCACAGCTGTGATTGAATCAGTCATTAATACTTTATTGAACCTCTGATTCCTGCAAGTGTGTAAAATACAATCAGCTGTGAtctgaacacatttaaaacaacacaaataagtGTGCAAAGCTGCAATGAcaacaatatatacataaaaaagaacaggaatatatgtatatatatatgtttttttcccctatatTTCCCCATAAATAACTAACACtccctaaattatatttaaaaaatcagctctAATCTTGTTctgaagtcattattttttaaataatattgatttaaaaagctGTTCTGGAGTGATGAAAAACCGATGAGGAGCATCGATGGTCCTTTCTCaaggtcctggaaaagtcctggaaaagtccgaatcagaatcagaatcggaatcagaaaagatttattgccaggtatagctaacacaatacgaggaatttgttctggtggttTGGTGCAACATgaatatagaaaaaagaaaacagataaaatagaagatacaaatataaaatataaaatataacaatataaaaggTCAAGTCTagtattgatatttacattgaaattcacatttatacaggtttgagtTCAACTTTATGGTGTGGATGTGCCGCATGACCAGCAGCAGAGCCGGTGATGAACGCGGTCCTGGAGTCTGTTATCAGAGGGAGCTCGTGTGTTCAGCTACCAGCCCAAAACTCAGTGTTAGACAAGAAGAAATCCTGTTATTGATGACTGAGCGGCAATTGATAGAGTATTGATAgattattgattgattattgaTAGATTATTGATAGAGTATTGATAgattattgattgattattgaTAGATTATTGATAGAGTATTGATAgattattgattgattattgattgattattgaTAGAGTATTGATAGATTATTGATAGAGTATTGATAGATTATTGATAgattattgattgattattgaTAGATTATTGATAGAGTATTGATAGATTATTGATCGGTGTGTTGTCTCTCAGCAGGATGATCTCTCAGCTCTTCATTCTGTCCTCAAAGGGCGACCACCTCATCTACAAAGACTGTATCCTCACAGCGACATTTCAGactgaaattaaatattgatCCCGAGTTAAACACGACgcaaaacaaatgtttcattattatcaatacatttttttattgcttcaaACTCTTCTGATTATTTTAGCTGCTTTCCAAAATATAAACCAGCCAGTAGATAATGTTGAATCATTAAAgatgaataaagaataaaaagcttCTCCGGCTgctacattaaccctttaacagctgGATCGAcatcttgtgctgcgttcagacaccttttcaCGAgccgtttaaccctttgagctcTGAGCACAGCGGTTTATTTTCTCTTGAtaatatgagcaaaaaaaagaaaaagaaatgaccaattTGTcatgaaatgtctcacaaattacaagaaatgttacccaaaaatccaaaaaagcaGTGAGGATTAtcagaaaataatccaaaaaattgGATtcaatgtctagaaaactatgtttataaaaatgttatttttaatttaaaatcatgtcacggaaaaaagtaaaatatatacaataaatacatttatttttcactcctttttgtgtttgtttttttaacctaatttttatgcttattttagggaaattttcttctttttactatatttttgcttatttttaggccatgttttagaaaaagcccagtgtgctcaggtttcacagggttaaagtGGTGAAACAGTAATATGAGATAGATTTCTCTGCACAGtgagaacttttactttttggtaCTTGAAGTATCTTTAATACgattgtacttttatttaagtgcGGTGAGTGATGTAGCAAAGAAAAtcgaaaaagaaaagtttggcTGCTTTTCAGgttgacctgaaaattaatcgacagcaaacattaaaaacaaaatgaaatatcagaaaggAGCAGAAATATATACGTGCATTacagcagaagcagcagtgaGGAGGTGCATGCTACTACACAAatgtagtacttttacttgtatttcCTCACTGCAGTATTACTGCGTTTACTGCAGTAAAGGAAGTATTCAGCTCTGTGGTTCAGTTCTTAACGTCAGCTTCAGTCCGCGGAGAagcaggaagtgatgtcatcagtgttTTCTACGAGAAGGTCACAGCGCTGACCGGAGACCAACCACCCGTCGTcatggtaacacacacacacctgttattaatttgttttgatcATGTGATCATGTTCATGTGTTGAGAGCAAACTGTCCAGAGGACtgaattaaagggacagttcacccaaaaattgAAGCTGAGTCATTGTTTGCTCGCCCTCGTGCTGATGGAGAGTCGTGCGATGTTTTTTAAGtccacaaaatataaaatacataataaaacaacaaaatatctccatttctttaagaaaaaaattgcaatttttttaaattaaaatttttgctgatcttttttttccataaaattttgtggtgattttgaaataaaacataggCCACCCTTCAAGCCTGTGCATGTTCttgtccttgaacacatctcGTGTTATTTCATCTGTATATATATTAacgtgatgtgttcaaggactgtcagaaatttgaaaatccaaccaTAAcagttttttcagattttggcTGATAAATGGGGTCATTTGGTGAGTTTTGAATTTggaattaccaaaaaaaaaattaacattttttttcttaaatagttaccaaaaaagcccaaaattatttttaaaaaattgccaacattttttttctttaaatatcaccCAAAAATGTACTTGGAATGAGCAgtttggagacattttgtgtatttctgatGTTGGTTTTGAGTAAGGTGTCGTGTTTTGTTCCTGCAGAGTCACAAAGATCTTCACTTCGTCCACGTCAGACAGGGAGGGCTGTACTGGGTCGCC
The nucleotide sequence above comes from Plectropomus leopardus isolate mb unplaced genomic scaffold, YSFRI_Pleo_2.0 unplaced_scaffold3181, whole genome shotgun sequence. Encoded proteins:
- the LOC121938753 gene encoding AP-4 complex subunit mu-1-like; the protein is MNAVLESVIRGSSCVQLPAQNSVMISQLFILSSKGDHLIYKDFRGEAGSDVISVFYEKVTALTGDQPPVVMSHKDLHFVHVRQGGLYWVATTTADSSPFTIIEFLN